In one window of Limnohabitans sp. MORI2 DNA:
- a CDS encoding LysM domain-containing protein, whose translation MQLDPSYSPQVNTTDASGMPKLPRSQLAYARTAPAFARALASANQSGALAPEGSTTPWSTSVRSGQTLTGIVREQMASRGVTISNNEAMRLAQTLARSNNIANPNMIHPGQQLNLESLNFSLQQAQAVNQAIAANKAAVAAAAAPAVTPAANVNTLNTNTPMGATALAGTAQVQLLTRSDRSGNVVLEKTIDRAIEKGFIPAQDKQAVMNKIVQLSQEHRFAPDDFARLTLMESDGMNPKATNNRCHGIIQFCDGPDRGAASAGFGANPKAILGHSVLQQLDMVGKYFDDTGLKNFGPVGLDDLYLTVLTPAARSETRPNAALNIPGQQAAYLHVNRDTRAPITRNSILAGLHQNANERLGKDVLAQQQPRTTLQAARLSAYAAQAAVTESR comes from the coding sequence ATGCAACTCGACCCGTCCTATAGCCCACAGGTGAACACCACCGACGCCTCCGGCATGCCAAAGCTGCCACGGAGCCAGTTGGCGTACGCCCGTACGGCGCCTGCCTTCGCGCGTGCGTTGGCCAGCGCCAATCAATCAGGTGCTTTGGCACCAGAGGGCAGTACGACTCCTTGGAGCACGTCGGTTCGGTCGGGGCAAACGTTGACGGGCATCGTGCGTGAGCAAATGGCCTCGCGTGGTGTAACTATTTCGAACAACGAAGCCATGCGTTTGGCGCAAACCTTGGCGCGTTCAAACAATATTGCCAATCCCAACATGATCCATCCAGGTCAACAGCTGAACCTGGAAAGTTTGAATTTCTCGCTTCAACAAGCGCAGGCGGTGAACCAAGCCATCGCAGCGAACAAAGCGGCTGTGGCCGCCGCCGCCGCACCTGCGGTGACGCCCGCTGCCAATGTGAACACCCTCAACACCAATACACCCATGGGTGCAACAGCTTTGGCGGGCACTGCACAAGTGCAGTTGCTGACACGCTCAGATCGCAGTGGCAATGTGGTGTTAGAAAAAACCATTGATCGTGCGATTGAAAAAGGCTTCATTCCCGCCCAAGATAAACAAGCGGTGATGAACAAAATTGTTCAACTCTCCCAAGAGCACCGCTTTGCCCCCGATGACTTTGCTCGCCTCACTTTGATGGAAAGTGATGGCATGAACCCCAAGGCCACCAATAATCGTTGCCACGGCATCATTCAGTTTTGTGATGGTCCTGATCGCGGTGCGGCCAGTGCTGGGTTTGGCGCCAACCCCAAAGCGATCTTGGGTCATAGCGTGTTGCAGCAGCTCGACATGGTGGGGAAGTATTTTGACGACACAGGTCTGAAGAACTTTGGACCAGTTGGTTTGGATGATCTGTACTTGACCGTGCTCACGCCCGCTGCGCGAAGTGAGACAAGGCCCAATGCAGCATTGAATATTCCAGGTCAACAAGCGGCTTACTTGCACGTGAACCGCGACACCCGTGCACCCATCACGCGTAACTCCATACTTGCTGGGTTACACCAAAACGCCAATGAACGATTGGGCAAAGATGTGTTGGCACAACAGCAACCACGCACAACCCTGCAGGCCGCTCGCTTGAGCGCCTATGCCGCACAAGCGGCCGTGACGGAATCACGTTAA
- the flgB gene encoding flagellar basal body rod protein FlgB, producing MDVFNSAFGIHERALGVRSQRMEVLARNIANADTPNYKAQDVDFKAMLKEAKTEYLTATNEKHYAGLTEAPDNGMRYRTPFNSSFDGNTVEMNVEQAQYGKAAGDYQATLQFLQNRIGGLRKAMRGE from the coding sequence ATGGACGTTTTCAACTCAGCTTTCGGAATACACGAGCGTGCGCTTGGCGTCAGAAGCCAGCGCATGGAAGTATTGGCGCGCAACATCGCCAACGCTGACACGCCTAACTACAAAGCCCAAGACGTTGATTTCAAGGCCATGCTCAAAGAGGCCAAGACCGAATATTTGACAGCCACCAACGAGAAGCACTATGCCGGCCTGACCGAAGCGCCAGACAACGGCATGCGCTATCGCACACCTTTTAACAGCTCATTCGACGGCAACACCGTTGAAATGAACGTCGAACAAGCCCAATACGGTAAGGCGGCGGGTGACTATCAAGCCACCTTGCAGTTCTTGCAAAACCGCATTGGCGGCTTGCGTAAAGCCATGCGCGGGGAGTAA
- the flgC gene encoding flagellar basal body rod protein FlgC, giving the protein MQLDNVFGIAGTALNAQAIRMNTTASNLANANSVAGSEEEAYRGRRPLFKALMQEEMTHAGAQFVGGVKVDRIVNDPAPIRKTWEPGNPLADKEGYVFHSNVNEMSEMVDMMAASRSYQNNVEVVNTARQLMMRTLEITKS; this is encoded by the coding sequence ATGCAACTCGATAACGTCTTTGGTATTGCAGGCACTGCGCTGAACGCGCAAGCCATTCGCATGAACACCACGGCCTCTAACTTGGCTAACGCCAACTCAGTGGCTGGTTCGGAGGAAGAGGCCTACCGTGGCCGCCGTCCACTCTTCAAAGCTTTGATGCAAGAAGAAATGACCCACGCTGGCGCGCAGTTCGTCGGTGGCGTCAAGGTAGACCGCATCGTCAACGACCCAGCCCCGATTCGCAAGACTTGGGAGCCAGGCAACCCACTCGCCGACAAAGAAGGCTATGTCTTTCACTCCAACGTGAATGAAATGTCTGAGATGGTCGACATGATGGCCGCCTCTCGCTCTTATCAAAACAACGTTGAAGTGGTGAACACCGCACGTCAGCTGATGATGCGCACCCTCGAAATCACCAAGAGCTAA
- a CDS encoding flagellar hook capping FlgD N-terminal domain-containing protein yields MAIDTSSSISGIMTTAQYNAQKAATPQKTSMGQTEFLTLFTTQLKNQDPTDPVKNEAFVAQLAQFSQLEATTAMKTSMESLVSSLANDRLLGATSLIGKTVGVPDGPVEVTDTTVSQGVMNLPTGADGIKLQVFNDKGILVRTQIMGAQPVGDVTLSWDGMTDGGTAAANGIYRYVASVNSNGTVTKPTINTYATVKGVSSAGTSDGTMLLEVTGGKTVNLADVKRISN; encoded by the coding sequence ATGGCTATCGATACCTCGTCTTCTATTAGCGGCATCATGACCACGGCGCAGTACAACGCGCAAAAAGCGGCCACGCCTCAAAAAACAAGCATGGGACAAACAGAGTTTTTGACACTGTTCACGACACAGCTGAAAAATCAAGACCCCACCGATCCAGTGAAAAACGAAGCCTTTGTGGCGCAACTGGCTCAGTTCTCTCAACTCGAAGCGACCACCGCGATGAAGACCAGCATGGAAAGTTTGGTCAGCAGCTTGGCGAACGATCGTTTGTTGGGTGCGACATCTCTGATTGGCAAAACTGTGGGCGTACCTGATGGTCCTGTCGAAGTGACCGACACCACAGTTTCTCAAGGTGTGATGAATTTGCCAACTGGTGCCGATGGCATCAAGCTGCAAGTCTTCAACGACAAAGGTATTTTGGTTCGCACCCAAATCATGGGCGCACAACCTGTGGGTGATGTGACGTTGTCTTGGGACGGTATGACAGACGGCGGAACCGCCGCTGCCAATGGTATCTATCGCTATGTGGCCTCCGTCAATAGCAATGGCACCGTCACCAAACCCACGATCAACACCTATGCCACGGTCAAGGGCGTCAGCAGCGCAGGCACGTCAGATGGCACCATGTTGTTGGAAGTCACGGGTGGCAAGACCGTCAATTTGGCAGATGTCAAACGCATCAGCAACTAA